In Hermetia illucens chromosome 5, iHerIll2.2.curated.20191125, whole genome shotgun sequence, a single window of DNA contains:
- the LOC119658098 gene encoding kelch-like protein 28: MADEVAQTLRIVSDSYPVDFISKFAEFRSMKRFTDITLRVGNEEFIAHKAVLSAASPTFNTMLDDETKKEVDLPHEITPKVMIAILDYMYSGRLQIKMEYFPLLFRNANYLGMENLKNEIPKALLARLNPGNCISTLFLATETGLRDVFLKAREVLAKQFRLISKREIQKLNRAQLECVLSMIQQSGGYFKFLVIIHWIKYDEVNRPQYMYNLTSKYIKTA; the protein is encoded by the exons ATGGCTGACGAAGTGGCGCAAACTTTGAGGATTGTTAGCGACAGCTATCCTGTTGATTTTATTAGTAAGTTCGCCGAGTTCCGGAGCATGAAACGC TTTACGGACATAACATTACGTGTCGGCAACGAGGAATTCATTGCCCATAAAGcggttctctctgcggcaagtccGACATTTAACACTATGTTGGATG ATGAGACCAAAAAGGAGGTTGACTTGCCTCACGAAATAACTCCGAAAGTGATGATTGCCATTTTAGACTATATGTACTCTGGGAGATTGCAAATTAAAATGGAATACTTTCCTCTTCTGTTTCGGAATGCTAACTATCTGGGTATGGAGAACTTAAAGAATGAGATCCCGAAAGCGCTACTGGCCCGCCTCAACCCAGGAAATTGCATTTCAACACTGTTTTTGGCAA CCGAGACTGGACTACGTGATGTGTTCTTAAAGGCTAGGGAAGTATTGGCAAAACAATTTCGGCTGATTTCTAAAAGAGAAATTCAGAAGCTCAATAGAGCACAG TTAGAGTGTGTTCTTAGTATGATACAGCAATCCGGGGGTTACTTCAAATTCCTAGTTATCATTCATTGGATAAAGTATGATGAAGTTAACCGTCCGCAGTATATGTATAATCTTACATCGAAATATATTAAAACTGCGTAA
- the LOC119658099 gene encoding kelch-like protein 14 translates to MYELSSKFVDIGKLCCDTMEFELFMFTNDTEQMHVFNINRRSLLNINKPPEYNAFSAVRYRNTLFAVGGSFNGVYESFGLKYDFEEKEWSKFECPVRKKRPGVCIIDDKLYIAGGFSLPGLTGSNEFSCYNLQTGQLIDLPSSQESRASPGVVCYKSAVYVFGGIRDESFVGFYDPREGTWHNAGQIPSKHPGCTATLVENTIYWKDWYYSLYSYEPRQCSVRIEREFSEFGTITSCDNGLYIALQNSGIYEFIRENKMLKICRRKFKEPFILGYME, encoded by the exons ATGTATGAGCTTTCGTCGAAATTCGTGGACATTGGAAAATTGTGTTGTGATACAatggaatttgaattatttatgtTCACAAATGATACAGAACAGATGCACGTATTTAATATAAACAGAAGGAGTCTACTAAATATTAATAAACCGCCGGAATATAATGCATTTTCTGCAGTTAGATACAGAAACACTCTTTTCGCCGTTGGTGGTTCCTTCAATGGCGTATACGAATCGTTTGGATTGAAATATGATTTCGAGGAGAAAGAATGGAGTAAATTTGAATGTCCTGTGAGGAAGAAGCGTCCTGGAGTTTGTATTATAGACGATAAGCTGTACATAGCTGGTGGCTTTAGTTTGCCAGGCTTAACTGGTAGCAATGAGTTTTCATGCTACAACTTGCAAACAGGACAACTCATCGATTTGCCGTCATCTCAGGAATCTAGAGCGTCGCCTGGAGTTGTTTGTTACA AGTCAGCCGTTTATGTTTTCGGCGGCATAAGAGATGAATCATTTGTCGGATTCTACGATCCTAGAGAAGGCACATGGCATAATGCTGGACAAATTCCCTCAAAGCATCCGGGATGTACTGCAACATTGGTTGAAAATACGATTTACTGGAAAGATTGGTATTATTCGCTATATTCTTACGAGCCAAGACAGTGCTCGGTTAGAATAGAAAGAGAATT TTCTGAATTTGGAACAATAACTTCATGCGATAATGGACTCTATATTGCACTTCAAAACAGTggaatttatgaatttattcGTGAAAATAAGATGCTAAAAATATGTCGAAGGAAGTTCAAGGAACCCTTTATCCTTGGTTATATGGAATAA